A genomic window from Salvia hispanica cultivar TCC Black 2014 chromosome 5, UniMelb_Shisp_WGS_1.0, whole genome shotgun sequence includes:
- the LOC125187201 gene encoding transcription factor bHLH35 isoform X1 produces the protein MENFDDDYTKYWEANMFLQTEELGSYFDEAISVYYDSSSPDGVQSTSPASKNIVSERNRRKKLNERLYALRAVVPNITKMDKASIIRDAIEYIKSLQDEERRIVAEISDLELNNDFFGIDEDVMKFSSNSKRTKVEKASSPIEVLEFRVSNMGENVVVVSLSCSKRRDTMIRLCEAFESLKLKVITCSINAFSGRLFKTLFLEGNDEDEDVLRVKIEAAIAAANSK, from the exons ATGGAAAACTTCGATGATGATTACACAAAGTATTGGGAAGCCAACATGTTCCTCCAAACCGAAGAGCTAGGAAG CTACTTCGATGAGGCTATATCGGTCTACTACGACTCGAGCTCACCGGACGGTGTGCAGTCGACGTCGCCGGCGTCGAAGAACATAGTGTCGGAGAGGAATAGGCGGAAGAAGCTAAATGAGAGGCTCTATGCACTAAGAGCTGTGGTCCCAAACATTACAAAG ATGGACAAAGCATCAATAATTAGAGATGCCATTGAGTATATCAAATCACTCCAAGATGAGGAAAGAAGAATCGTTGCTGAGATATCGGATTTGGAACTGAACAATGATTTTTTCGGGATAGATGAAGATGTTATGAAATTTAGTTCAAACTCAAAAAGGACAAAAGTTGAGAAGGCGTCATCACCTATTGAGGTGCTCGAG TTTAGGGTATCGAATATGGGTGAGAATGTGGTGGTGGTGAGTTTGAGCTGCAGTAAAAGGAGAGACACAATGATAAGATTATGTGAGGCCTTTGAATCTTTGAAGCTCAAAGTCATTACTTGTAGCATCAATGCCTTTTCTGGCAGACTATTCAAGACTCTTTTTCTAGAG GGtaatgatgaagatgaagatgttTTAAGAGTAAAGATAGAAGCTGCCATAGCTGCAGCTAACTCTAAATAA
- the LOC125187201 gene encoding transcription factor bHLH35 isoform X2 — MCSYFDEAISVYYDSSSPDGVQSTSPASKNIVSERNRRKKLNERLYALRAVVPNITKMDKASIIRDAIEYIKSLQDEERRIVAEISDLELNNDFFGIDEDVMKFSSNSKRTKVEKASSPIEVLEFRVSNMGENVVVVSLSCSKRRDTMIRLCEAFESLKLKVITCSINAFSGRLFKTLFLEGNDEDEDVLRVKIEAAIAAANSK, encoded by the exons ATGTGTAGCTACTTCGATGAGGCTATATCGGTCTACTACGACTCGAGCTCACCGGACGGTGTGCAGTCGACGTCGCCGGCGTCGAAGAACATAGTGTCGGAGAGGAATAGGCGGAAGAAGCTAAATGAGAGGCTCTATGCACTAAGAGCTGTGGTCCCAAACATTACAAAG ATGGACAAAGCATCAATAATTAGAGATGCCATTGAGTATATCAAATCACTCCAAGATGAGGAAAGAAGAATCGTTGCTGAGATATCGGATTTGGAACTGAACAATGATTTTTTCGGGATAGATGAAGATGTTATGAAATTTAGTTCAAACTCAAAAAGGACAAAAGTTGAGAAGGCGTCATCACCTATTGAGGTGCTCGAG TTTAGGGTATCGAATATGGGTGAGAATGTGGTGGTGGTGAGTTTGAGCTGCAGTAAAAGGAGAGACACAATGATAAGATTATGTGAGGCCTTTGAATCTTTGAAGCTCAAAGTCATTACTTGTAGCATCAATGCCTTTTCTGGCAGACTATTCAAGACTCTTTTTCTAGAG GGtaatgatgaagatgaagatgttTTAAGAGTAAAGATAGAAGCTGCCATAGCTGCAGCTAACTCTAAATAA